A region from the Pseudonocardia petroleophila genome encodes:
- a CDS encoding GTPase family protein → MSPTRVEKERSAAEAGIAARLRALDRVLEAGTGRVDEARLDAARRLARRSGERLRLSGAHTVVALAGATGSGKSSLFNALTGADVSTVGVRRPTTGVAHAAVWGADGAGPLLDWLEIPRRHHVASDDLPGLVLLDLPDHDSTVVAHRLEVDRLVALVDVLVWVLDPQKYADAAVHDRYLRPLARHGEVMVVVLNQVDRLPPEQVTAALSDVRRLLADDGLDGVPVLGVSAVAPGGRDELRAVLTGAVAAHRAALRRVSADLDAVATDLGGLVGGPVRSELDDRTVADLDTALSAAAGVPAVGAAVERASVHRAVAATGWPWTRYVRRLRPDPLRRLHLDRAGSGPADPDAPVPRTSLPEASAVERSRVDLALRALSDAAVGDLPDPWPAAVHAAARSREDDLPDALDRAVASTDLGLDRPPRWWRAAGLLQTLLAVLAVAGGVWLAGLYALTLLRLPEPPTPMIGAVPWPTALLLGGLLVGLVLAGLARLLAGVGARRRRAAVQRRLDRAVAEVADELVLTPVTAELQAYWDLREAVTALAPARGRRG, encoded by the coding sequence ATGAGCCCGACGCGGGTGGAGAAGGAGCGCAGCGCGGCCGAGGCCGGCATCGCCGCCCGGCTGCGCGCGCTCGACCGCGTGCTGGAGGCGGGCACCGGCCGCGTCGACGAGGCCCGGCTCGACGCGGCGCGCCGGCTCGCGCGGCGGTCGGGGGAGCGGCTGCGGCTGTCGGGGGCGCACACCGTCGTCGCGCTCGCCGGGGCGACGGGGAGCGGCAAGTCCTCGCTGTTCAACGCCCTCACCGGGGCCGACGTCTCCACCGTCGGCGTCCGCCGCCCCACCACCGGCGTGGCCCACGCCGCGGTGTGGGGGGCCGACGGCGCGGGCCCGCTGCTGGACTGGCTGGAGATCCCGCGCCGCCACCACGTCGCCTCCGACGACCTGCCCGGCCTCGTCCTGCTCGACCTGCCCGACCACGACTCGACGGTCGTCGCGCACCGCCTGGAGGTCGACCGGCTCGTCGCGCTCGTCGACGTGCTGGTCTGGGTCCTCGACCCCCAGAAGTACGCCGACGCCGCCGTGCACGACCGCTACCTGCGGCCGCTGGCCCGGCACGGCGAGGTGATGGTCGTCGTGCTCAACCAGGTCGACCGCCTCCCGCCCGAGCAGGTCACCGCCGCGCTGTCCGACGTCCGCCGCCTCCTCGCCGACGACGGGCTCGACGGCGTCCCGGTCCTCGGCGTCTCGGCGGTGGCCCCGGGCGGGCGCGACGAGCTGCGCGCGGTGCTGACCGGGGCCGTCGCGGCCCACCGCGCCGCGCTGCGCCGGGTGTCGGCCGACCTCGACGCCGTCGCCACCGACCTCGGCGGCCTGGTCGGCGGCCCGGTCCGCTCCGAGCTCGACGACCGCACCGTCGCCGACCTCGACACCGCGCTGAGCGCCGCGGCGGGGGTGCCCGCGGTCGGGGCGGCCGTCGAGCGCGCGTCGGTGCACCGCGCCGTGGCCGCGACCGGCTGGCCGTGGACCCGCTACGTCCGCCGCCTGCGCCCGGACCCGCTGCGCCGCCTGCACCTCGACCGCGCCGGCTCCGGGCCCGCCGATCCGGACGCCCCGGTCCCGCGCACGTCGCTGCCGGAGGCCTCGGCGGTGGAGCGCTCGCGCGTCGACCTCGCCCTGCGCGCCCTGTCCGACGCCGCCGTCGGCGACCTGCCGGACCCCTGGCCCGCCGCGGTGCACGCCGCGGCCCGCAGCCGCGAGGACGACCTGCCCGACGCCCTCGACCGCGCCGTCGCCTCCACCGACCTCGGGCTCGACCGCCCGCCGCGGTGGTGGCGCGCGGCCGGGCTGCTGCAGACGCTGCTCGCGGTGCTCGCCGTCGCGGGCGGGGTGTGGCTCGCGGGGCTCTACGCGCTCACGCTGCTGCGCCTGCCCGAACCCCCGACGCCGATGATCGGGGCGGTGCCGTGGCCGACCGCGCTGCTGCTGGGCGGGCTGCTGGTCGGGCTCGTGCTCGCGGGGCTCGCCCGGCTGCTCGCGGGCGTCGGGGCGCGGCGGCGCCGGGCGGCGGTGCAGCGGCGGCTCGACCGCGCCGTCGCGGAGGTCGCCGACGAGCTCGTGCTCACCCCCGTCACCGCGGAGCTGCAGGCCTACTGGGACCTGCGCGAGGCCGTCACCGCGCTGGCCCCCGCCCGCGGGCGCCGGGGCTGA
- a CDS encoding dynamin family protein yields MQADGGSLVAALRALRDTAAGAGFALDVPGAERARRERVDLVHQLDDYVLPRLDRLDAPLLTVVGGSTGAGKSTVVNSLVRAQVTPSGVLRPTTRSPVLVCHPSDTAWFADTRVLPELTRTTGAGTDHATLQLVGSTALAPGLAFLDAPDIDSVVAANRRLAGQLLAAADLWLFVTTAARYADAVPWDVLETAAARGTALAVLLDRVPPGAEREIAAHLHEMLVAHGLGAAPLFVIPESELVDGLLPDAVVAPVRRWFDDLARDAAGRAAVIRRTLDGALDSLRPRAAGLAQHARAQSDAASRLRADVRTAYAAAVEEVDEGMRDGALLRGEVLARWQEFVGTGELLRTLQTKVGHWRDRLTAAVMGRPAPGGDLTVALESGVALLVHSAAGRAAEAAATSWRSGAAGTGLLQASDERLDRVSPGFRDDAERTVRDWQGAVLDLVRREGADRRTTARAAAYGVNATGLVVMIAVFATTSVLAPPIEVAVAGGTTVLSQKVLEAVFGDQAVRALAARARADLLDRVAALLGREEDRFAALLHRHATHPDDAAALERAAAAVERAR; encoded by the coding sequence ATGCAGGCCGACGGGGGATCACTCGTCGCGGCACTCCGCGCCCTGCGCGACACCGCGGCGGGCGCCGGGTTCGCCCTGGACGTGCCGGGGGCCGAGCGGGCCCGCCGCGAGCGCGTCGATCTCGTCCACCAGCTCGACGACTACGTCCTGCCCCGCCTCGACCGCCTCGACGCCCCGCTGCTCACCGTCGTGGGCGGGTCCACCGGCGCGGGCAAGTCGACGGTGGTCAACAGCCTGGTCCGGGCCCAGGTCACCCCGTCCGGGGTCCTGCGCCCGACGACCCGCTCCCCGGTGCTGGTCTGCCACCCGTCCGACACGGCCTGGTTCGCCGACACCCGGGTGCTGCCCGAGCTGACCCGCACCACCGGCGCGGGCACCGACCACGCGACGCTGCAGCTCGTCGGGTCCACCGCCCTCGCGCCCGGCCTGGCGTTCCTCGACGCCCCCGACATCGACTCGGTCGTCGCCGCCAACCGCCGCCTCGCCGGGCAGCTCCTCGCCGCGGCCGACCTCTGGCTGTTCGTCACCACCGCGGCCCGCTACGCCGACGCCGTGCCGTGGGACGTCCTGGAGACCGCCGCCGCCCGCGGCACCGCGCTGGCCGTCCTGCTCGACCGCGTCCCGCCCGGGGCCGAGCGGGAGATCGCCGCGCACCTGCACGAGATGCTCGTCGCGCACGGCCTCGGCGCCGCGCCGCTGTTCGTGATCCCGGAGAGCGAGCTGGTCGACGGCCTGCTGCCGGACGCCGTCGTCGCCCCGGTCCGGCGCTGGTTCGACGACCTCGCCCGCGACGCCGCCGGCCGCGCCGCCGTCATCCGCCGCACCCTCGACGGCGCGCTGGACAGCCTGCGCCCGCGCGCGGCGGGCCTGGCGCAGCACGCCCGCGCCCAGTCCGACGCGGCGTCGCGGCTGCGCGCCGACGTCCGCACGGCGTACGCGGCGGCGGTCGAGGAGGTCGACGAGGGGATGCGCGACGGCGCACTGCTGCGCGGCGAGGTGCTGGCCCGCTGGCAGGAGTTCGTCGGGACGGGGGAGCTGCTGCGCACGCTGCAGACGAAGGTCGGGCACTGGCGCGACCGCCTCACCGCCGCGGTCATGGGCCGCCCCGCGCCCGGCGGCGACCTGACGGTCGCGCTGGAGTCGGGGGTGGCGCTGCTCGTGCACAGCGCGGCCGGGCGCGCGGCGGAGGCCGCTGCGACGTCGTGGCGGTCGGGGGCCGCGGGCACCGGGCTGCTGCAGGCGTCCGACGAGCGGCTCGACCGCGTCTCACCCGGCTTCCGCGACGACGCCGAGCGCACCGTCCGCGACTGGCAGGGCGCAGTGCTCGACCTGGTCCGCCGCGAGGGCGCCGACCGCCGCACCACCGCCCGCGCGGCCGCCTACGGCGTGAACGCGACCGGGCTCGTCGTGATGATCGCGGTGTTCGCGACGACCTCGGTGCTCGCGCCGCCGATCGAGGTCGCCGTGGCCGGCGGCACGACCGTGCTGTCGCAGAAGGTGCTGGAGGCCGTGTTCGGCGACCAGGCCGTGCGCGCACTGGCCGCCAGGGCCCGGGCCGACCTGCTCGACCGCGTCGCCGCCCTGCTCGGCCGCGAGGAGGACCGCTTCGCCGCGCTCCTGCACCGCCACGCCACCCATCCCGACGACGCCGCGGCGCTGGAACGCGCGGCCGCGGCCGTGGAGCGTGCGCGATGA
- a CDS encoding HNH endonuclease signature motif containing protein, giving the protein MFPSVLDPGPSPGSLSEAGPSGTFGLELDLTTSDLRLLSDADLMDAVVGFEAMVSWAAARQFAVLAEFSRRGGDGSIRPVTSAVPAREWAGTEVAMALTLSPGAGEVRLAQAIRLDGVLRPTRDLLEAGRLDVSRVRLILDRLAVVSDHHAAVVQERVLPAAPDQTWAQLSAALRRAILAVDPDGAAEHHQAAQKERRVDVFPGEDGMATVWARMSAPEAASSFQWLTRLARGMGVEDPRTLGQRRADLAAAALTGKLIIRDPGATDVVATAPVTPGKPLITVVVPHSTLIGAEDEPCEIAGYGPIPAHLARDVAADAVWRRLVTDPLTGAVLDHGRTTYRPPAVLADHVRARDLTCRAPGCRRAATTCELDHVMPWQDEGTTSEDNLVCLCTAHHDLKEQPGWQVTLHPDRSLEWTTPTGHTYRTEPHDHRPRQGPPHSARRAAATTPDGREEPRRGRPTPPQRPPHPPRRDTGTSAGPLPYPGAVQARDG; this is encoded by the coding sequence ATGTTCCCATCCGTCCTCGATCCCGGTCCATCGCCGGGTTCTTTGTCCGAGGCCGGTCCCTCCGGGACGTTCGGGCTCGAACTCGATCTCACCACTAGCGATCTCAGACTGTTGTCCGATGCCGATCTGATGGATGCCGTGGTGGGTTTCGAGGCAATGGTGTCGTGGGCTGCGGCTCGGCAGTTCGCGGTTCTGGCCGAGTTCTCCCGGCGGGGTGGGGACGGATCCATCCGGCCGGTGACCTCTGCGGTCCCGGCGCGGGAGTGGGCCGGGACCGAGGTGGCCATGGCGCTCACGCTGTCGCCGGGGGCCGGGGAGGTGCGGCTCGCCCAGGCGATCCGGCTCGACGGGGTGCTCCGGCCGACCCGGGACCTGCTGGAAGCCGGCCGGCTCGATGTGTCGCGGGTGCGGTTGATCCTGGACCGGCTCGCCGTGGTCTCCGACCATCACGCTGCCGTGGTGCAGGAGCGGGTGCTGCCTGCGGCACCCGATCAGACGTGGGCGCAGTTGTCCGCGGCGCTGCGCCGGGCGATCCTCGCCGTCGACCCGGACGGGGCCGCGGAACACCATCAGGCGGCGCAGAAGGAACGCCGGGTGGATGTGTTCCCGGGTGAGGACGGGATGGCGACGGTGTGGGCGCGGATGTCGGCGCCGGAGGCGGCGTCGTCGTTCCAGTGGCTGACCCGTCTGGCCCGCGGCATGGGTGTGGAGGACCCGCGGACGCTGGGCCAGCGCCGCGCCGACCTCGCCGCCGCCGCACTCACCGGGAAGCTGATCATCCGCGACCCCGGCGCGACCGACGTCGTGGCCACGGCTCCGGTGACGCCGGGGAAGCCGTTGATCACCGTCGTGGTCCCCCACTCCACGTTGATCGGGGCGGAGGACGAGCCGTGTGAGATCGCCGGGTACGGCCCGATCCCGGCCCATCTGGCCCGGGACGTGGCCGCGGACGCGGTGTGGCGGCGCCTGGTCACCGATCCGCTGACCGGGGCGGTCCTCGACCACGGACGCACCACCTACCGACCACCCGCCGTGCTGGCCGACCACGTCCGGGCCCGGGACCTCACCTGTCGGGCTCCGGGCTGCCGCCGGGCCGCGACCACCTGCGAGTTGGACCACGTGATGCCCTGGCAGGACGAGGGCACCACCAGCGAGGACAACCTGGTCTGTCTGTGCACCGCGCACCACGACCTGAAGGAGCAGCCGGGCTGGCAGGTCACCCTGCACCCGGACCGGTCACTGGAATGGACCACCCCGACCGGACACACCTACCGCACCGAACCCCACGACCACCGGCCCCGACAGGGCCCGCCCCACAGCGCGCGTCGGGCCGCGGCGACGACCCCGGACGGCCGGGAGGAGCCGCGGCGCGGACGACCGACACCACCCCAGCGCCCGCCGCACCCACCGCGGCGCGACACCGGGACATCCGCAGGACCACTGCCCTACCCTGGCGCCGTGCAGGCGCGCGATGGCTGA
- a CDS encoding MmcQ/YjbR family DNA-binding protein, whose amino-acid sequence MADAEDVRRLALALDGVEEIDSAGFDFRVGGRGFVWSYPERVPGRRREIRTDIAVLYVGDEAEKQALLLGEPDLFFTTPGYDGFALVMVRLERVDVARLEELIEDAWRMRSEGTVPGR is encoded by the coding sequence ATGGCTGACGCGGAGGACGTCCGACGGCTGGCGCTGGCCCTGGACGGCGTCGAGGAGATCGACAGTGCGGGCTTCGACTTCCGGGTGGGCGGGCGGGGGTTCGTGTGGTCCTACCCGGAGCGGGTGCCGGGCCGGCGCCGGGAGATCCGCACCGACATCGCGGTGCTCTACGTCGGTGACGAGGCGGAGAAGCAGGCCCTGCTGCTCGGCGAGCCCGACCTGTTCTTCACCACCCCGGGCTACGACGGGTTCGCGCTCGTGATGGTCCGGCTGGAACGGGTGGACGTCGCCCGGCTCGAAGAGTTGATCGAGGACGCCTGGCGGATGCGGTCCGAGGGGACCGTCCCCGGCCGATAG
- a CDS encoding LacI family DNA-binding transcriptional regulator, producing MARPKQDREPSMFDVARVAGVSHQTVSRVLNDHPNVRAETRSRVQAAIAELGYRRNDAARALATGKSRVLGVVAPRSTLFGPVSMLAAFDERAAAAGFSVSIGQVRALDRPAIDEAVQRHLDQRVAGLVVLAPVIALDGALDHLPTDVPHVLINGDPVRGGASVRVDQVAGARLATRHLLDAGHRTVWHVSGPDDWFDAAGRVAGWDAELRAAGIVPPPPVAGDWSAASGYRAGELLGRMPEVTAIFAANDAMAMGVLRALSELGRAVPHDVSVVGFDDAPESGYLVPPLTTVRQDFDAVAHEALGLLLEQLESRGGPRRVEVPPTLVERSSVAPPPGD from the coding sequence ATGGCGAGGCCGAAGCAGGATCGAGAGCCGTCGATGTTCGACGTCGCGCGGGTCGCGGGCGTCTCGCACCAGACCGTCTCGCGGGTGCTCAACGACCACCCCAACGTGCGCGCCGAGACCCGCTCCCGGGTGCAGGCGGCGATCGCGGAGCTGGGCTACCGGCGCAACGACGCCGCCCGCGCGCTGGCCACCGGGAAGTCGCGGGTGCTGGGGGTCGTGGCGCCGCGGTCGACGCTGTTCGGGCCGGTGTCGATGCTGGCCGCGTTCGACGAGCGGGCGGCCGCGGCCGGGTTCAGCGTCAGCATCGGGCAGGTCCGGGCGCTGGACCGGCCCGCGATCGACGAGGCGGTGCAGCGCCACCTGGACCAGCGCGTCGCCGGCCTGGTGGTGCTGGCCCCGGTGATCGCACTGGACGGCGCGCTGGACCACCTGCCCACCGACGTCCCGCACGTCCTCATCAACGGCGACCCGGTCCGCGGCGGCGCGTCGGTGCGGGTCGACCAGGTGGCGGGGGCGCGGCTGGCGACCCGGCACCTGCTCGACGCGGGGCACCGGACGGTGTGGCACGTGTCGGGCCCCGACGACTGGTTCGACGCGGCCGGGCGCGTCGCGGGCTGGGACGCCGAGCTGCGGGCGGCCGGGATCGTGCCGCCGCCCCCGGTCGCGGGTGACTGGAGCGCGGCCTCGGGGTACCGGGCGGGCGAGCTGCTCGGCCGGATGCCGGAGGTCACCGCGATCTTCGCGGCCAACGACGCGATGGCGATGGGCGTGCTGCGGGCGCTGTCGGAGCTGGGGCGGGCGGTGCCGCACGACGTCAGCGTCGTCGGCTTCGACGACGCACCCGAGTCGGGCTACCTCGTCCCGCCCCTGACCACGGTCCGCCAGGACTTCGACGCCGTGGCGCACGAGGCACTGGGCCTGCTGCTGGAGCAGCTGGAGAGCCGCGGCGGGCCGCGCCGGGTCGAGGTGCCGCCGACCCTCGTCGAGCGGTCCAGCGTCGCCCCGCCGCCCGGGGACTGA
- the araB gene encoding ribulokinase, translating to MTAGPPSPERAIVVGVDFGTLSGRALVVRAHDGAELGSAVHAYPHGSVERTLPATGATLPPDWALQVPADWIEVLATAVPAAIAAAGVDPADVVGIATDFTACTILPTLTDGTPLCELPDLRTVPHAYPKLWKHHAAQPHADRINRVAAERGEKWLARYGGRISSEWEFAKALQLLEEAPGVYARTERWVEAADWIVWQLCGTYLRNSCTAGYKGILQDGAYPDPDFLAELNPGFAGFVTDKLDQPLGALGARAGGLTAQAAAWTGLPEGIAVAVGNVDAHVTAPAAASVEPGQMVAIMGTSTCHVMVSDRLGEVPGMCGVVDGGIVEGLWGYEAGQSGVGDIFGWFVDTCVPPAYHDQAAARGIGVHELLTELAADLAVGEHGLVALDWHLGNRSVLVDHDLSGLVVGQTLATRPEHTYRALLEATAFGTRTIVEAFETAGVPVAELVVAGGLLRNRLLMQIYADVCRRPLSVIGSEQGPALGSAIHAAVAAGCHPDVTAAAAAMGRVHRAVHTPDPAAAAVYDELYAEYTALHDHFGRGGSDVMHRLRALRTRVVTERENR from the coding sequence ATGACCGCAGGACCACCGTCGCCGGAGCGCGCGATCGTCGTCGGTGTCGACTTCGGGACGCTGTCGGGCCGGGCGCTCGTCGTGCGCGCCCACGACGGCGCCGAGCTCGGCTCCGCGGTGCACGCCTACCCGCACGGCTCGGTGGAGCGGACGCTCCCCGCCACCGGCGCGACCCTGCCACCGGACTGGGCGCTGCAGGTCCCGGCCGACTGGATCGAGGTGCTGGCCACCGCGGTGCCCGCCGCGATCGCCGCGGCCGGGGTGGACCCGGCCGACGTCGTCGGGATCGCCACCGACTTCACCGCCTGCACGATCCTGCCGACGCTCACCGACGGCACACCGCTGTGCGAGCTGCCCGACCTGCGCACCGTCCCGCACGCCTACCCCAAGCTGTGGAAGCACCACGCGGCGCAGCCGCACGCCGACCGGATCAACCGGGTCGCCGCCGAGCGCGGGGAGAAGTGGCTGGCGCGCTACGGGGGGCGGATCTCCAGCGAGTGGGAGTTCGCCAAGGCGCTGCAGCTGCTGGAGGAGGCACCCGGGGTCTACGCCCGCACCGAGCGCTGGGTCGAGGCGGCCGACTGGATCGTCTGGCAGCTGTGCGGCACCTACCTGCGCAACTCCTGCACCGCCGGCTACAAGGGGATCCTGCAGGACGGCGCGTACCCCGACCCGGACTTCCTCGCAGAGCTGAACCCGGGGTTCGCCGGCTTCGTCACCGACAAGCTCGACCAGCCCCTCGGCGCGCTCGGCGCGCGTGCGGGCGGGCTCACCGCGCAGGCCGCAGCCTGGACCGGGCTGCCCGAGGGGATCGCGGTCGCCGTCGGCAACGTCGACGCGCACGTCACCGCGCCCGCGGCGGCGTCGGTCGAGCCGGGACAGATGGTCGCGATCATGGGCACCTCGACGTGCCACGTGATGGTCTCCGACCGGCTCGGCGAGGTGCCGGGCATGTGCGGCGTCGTCGACGGCGGGATCGTCGAGGGGCTGTGGGGCTACGAGGCCGGACAGTCCGGCGTCGGCGACATCTTCGGCTGGTTCGTCGACACCTGCGTGCCGCCCGCGTACCACGACCAGGCGGCGGCCCGCGGGATCGGCGTGCACGAGCTGCTCACCGAGCTGGCCGCCGACCTGGCCGTCGGCGAGCACGGGCTCGTCGCGCTGGACTGGCACCTGGGCAACCGGTCGGTCCTCGTCGACCACGACCTGTCCGGGCTCGTCGTCGGCCAGACGCTCGCGACCCGCCCCGAGCACACCTACCGGGCGCTGCTGGAGGCCACCGCGTTCGGCACGCGCACGATCGTCGAGGCGTTCGAGACGGCGGGCGTGCCGGTCGCGGAGCTCGTCGTCGCGGGCGGGCTGCTGCGCAACCGCCTGCTCATGCAGATCTACGCCGACGTGTGCCGGCGCCCGCTGTCGGTGATCGGCTCCGAGCAGGGGCCCGCGCTGGGCTCGGCGATCCACGCCGCCGTCGCCGCCGGCTGCCACCCCGACGTGACCGCCGCCGCCGCCGCGATGGGCCGCGTGCACCGCGCGGTGCACACCCCCGACCCGGCAGCGGCCGCCGTCTACGACGAGCTCTACGCCGAGTACACCGCCCTGCACGACCACTTCGGCCGCGGCGGCTCCGACGTCATGCACCGCCTGCGCGCGCTGCGGACGCGCGTCGTCACCGAGAGGGAGAACCGTTGA
- a CDS encoding L-ribulose-5-phosphate 4-epimerase, which translates to MKNTVDALREQVCALHAELVRYGLVVWTAGNVSARVPGHDLFVIKPSGVSYDDLTPASIVVCDLDGELVEGDWAGGDLRPSSDTAAHAHVYRHMAHVGGVVHTHSTYASAWAAHGRAVPCALTAMADEFGGEIPLGPFARIGDDSIGRAVVETLSGHRSPAVIMRNHGVFSIGRDALAAVKAAVMCEDVARTTHHAVALGALSPLPQDDVDALFDRYQNAYGQQGATA; encoded by the coding sequence TTGAAGAACACCGTCGACGCGTTGCGCGAGCAGGTGTGCGCCCTGCACGCCGAGCTCGTCCGCTACGGGCTGGTCGTCTGGACCGCGGGGAACGTCTCGGCCCGCGTCCCCGGCCACGACCTGTTCGTCATCAAGCCCAGCGGCGTCTCCTACGACGACCTGACGCCCGCGTCGATCGTCGTGTGCGACCTCGACGGCGAGCTGGTCGAGGGCGACTGGGCCGGGGGCGACCTGCGCCCGTCCAGCGACACCGCCGCGCACGCCCACGTCTACCGGCACATGGCGCACGTCGGCGGCGTCGTGCACACCCACTCCACGTACGCGAGCGCGTGGGCCGCGCACGGCCGCGCGGTCCCGTGCGCGCTGACCGCCATGGCCGACGAGTTCGGCGGGGAGATCCCGCTCGGCCCGTTCGCCCGCATCGGCGACGACAGCATCGGGCGCGCGGTGGTCGAGACGCTGTCCGGGCACCGCTCCCCCGCGGTGATCATGCGCAACCACGGCGTGTTCAGCATCGGCCGCGACGCGCTGGCGGCGGTCAAGGCCGCCGTGATGTGCGAGGACGTCGCCCGCACCACCCACCACGCCGTCGCGCTCGGGGCGCTGTCACCGCTGCCGCAGGACGACGTCGACGCGCTGTTCGACCGCTACCAGAACGCCTACGGCCAGCAGGGAGCCACCGCATGA
- the araA gene encoding L-arabinose isomerase, whose product MRTVRFLTGSQGLYGEDTLAQVAAQSQEIVKLLDAAGTVPASVVWQPVLTDSAGIARAMSDADTDPDCIGVIAWMHTFSPARMWIHGLDALRKPLLHLHTQANEALPWASIDMDFMNLNQAAHGDREFGYVTARMNVARTVVAGHASDPIVQSRVGSWARAALGWHEVRTLRLARFGDTMRDVAVTEGDRTEAQWRWGVTVNGYAVTDLADAVHASTDSEVDRLVAEYADRYDLVPELRRGAERHDALRYSARIELGLRARLDECGAKAFTTNFEDLGALRQLPGMAVQRLMQDGYGFAGEGDWKTAMLLRTLKVAATGLPGGTSFMEDYTYHLGPGTPRVLGAHMLEVCPTLTTGTPRVEIHPLGIGGREDPVRMVFDADPGPGVVVGMSDVGDRFRMVLNEVDLVAPDEPLPNLPVARAVWEPQPDLRTSAETWILAGAPHHTVLSTALGTAEVAELTEIARTELLVIDEDTTPRRFLREMRWNAAYHRLAIGF is encoded by the coding sequence ATGAGAACCGTCCGCTTCCTCACCGGCAGCCAGGGCCTCTACGGCGAGGACACCCTCGCCCAGGTCGCCGCGCAGAGCCAGGAGATTGTCAAGCTGCTCGACGCGGCCGGCACCGTTCCCGCGTCGGTCGTCTGGCAGCCCGTGCTCACCGACTCCGCGGGGATCGCGCGGGCGATGTCCGACGCCGACACCGACCCGGACTGCATCGGCGTGATCGCCTGGATGCACACCTTCTCCCCCGCGCGCATGTGGATCCACGGGCTCGACGCGCTGCGCAAGCCGCTGCTGCACCTGCACACGCAGGCCAACGAGGCGCTGCCGTGGGCGTCGATCGACATGGACTTCATGAACCTCAACCAGGCCGCGCACGGCGACCGCGAGTTCGGCTACGTGACGGCGCGGATGAACGTCGCCCGCACCGTCGTGGCCGGGCACGCGAGCGACCCGATCGTGCAGAGCCGGGTCGGGTCGTGGGCGCGGGCCGCGCTGGGCTGGCACGAGGTCCGGACGCTGCGCCTGGCCCGCTTCGGCGACACCATGCGCGACGTCGCCGTGACCGAGGGGGACCGCACCGAGGCGCAGTGGCGCTGGGGCGTCACCGTCAACGGCTACGCCGTGACCGACCTCGCCGACGCGGTGCACGCGAGCACCGACTCCGAGGTCGACCGCCTGGTCGCGGAGTACGCCGACCGCTACGACCTGGTGCCCGAGCTGCGCCGCGGCGCGGAGCGGCACGACGCGCTGCGCTACTCCGCGCGGATCGAGCTGGGCCTGCGCGCCAGGCTCGACGAGTGCGGCGCGAAGGCGTTCACGACGAACTTCGAGGACCTCGGCGCGCTGCGCCAGCTGCCGGGGATGGCCGTGCAGCGCCTGATGCAGGACGGCTACGGCTTCGCGGGCGAGGGCGACTGGAAGACCGCGATGCTGCTGCGCACGCTCAAGGTCGCCGCCACCGGGCTGCCCGGCGGCACGTCGTTCATGGAGGACTACACCTACCACCTGGGCCCCGGCACGCCCCGCGTGCTCGGCGCGCACATGCTGGAGGTCTGCCCGACCCTGACGACCGGCACGCCGCGGGTGGAGATCCACCCCCTGGGCATCGGCGGGCGCGAGGACCCGGTGCGGATGGTGTTCGACGCCGACCCGGGCCCGGGCGTCGTCGTCGGGATGTCCGACGTCGGCGACCGCTTCCGGATGGTGCTCAACGAGGTCGACCTCGTCGCCCCCGACGAGCCGCTGCCGAACCTGCCGGTCGCGCGGGCCGTCTGGGAGCCCCAGCCGGACCTGCGCACGTCGGCGGAGACCTGGATCCTCGCCGGCGCGCCCCACCACACGGTGCTCTCGACGGCGCTGGGCACGGCCGAGGTGGCCGAGCTGACCGAGATCGCGCGCACCGAGCTGCTCGTGATCGACGAGGACACGACCCCGCGCCGGTTCCTCCGGGAGATGCGCTGGAACGCCGCCTACCACCGCCTCGCGATCGGGTTCTGA